From Lolium perenne isolate Kyuss_39 chromosome 5, Kyuss_2.0, whole genome shotgun sequence, a single genomic window includes:
- the LOC127302387 gene encoding UPF0664 stress-induced protein C29B12.11c, producing MAENPQLFGNGMPVPFNGEMFVLARDGVEFNVDKIPSAPGGHAKTKGTIYLSNIRMVFVAAKPVGNFFAFDMPLLYVHGEKFNQPIFHCNNISGFVEPVVAEGQNRALYSTHTFKILFKEGGCGTFVPLFLNLITSVRRYNQFEAQSAATPRVDPLQAAQTPVDEMMRHAYVDPNDPTKIFLQQPAAESQMRRRNYHGPADNAY from the exons ATGGCGGAGAACCCGCAGCTGTTCGGCAACGGGATGCCGGTGCCCTTCAACGGCGAGATGTTCGTCCTCGCGCGCGACGGCGTCGAGTTCAACGTCGACAAGATCCCCTC agcgcctggcggccacgcaaaaACCAAGGGCACCATTTACCTCTCCAACATAAGGATGGTGTTTGTTGCCGCCAAGCCTGTTGGCAACTTCTTTGCTTTCGATATGCCCCTG TTGTACGTGCATGGTGAGAAATTTAACCAGCCGATCTTTCACTGCAACAACATTTCTGGATTCGTTGAGCCG GTTGTTGCAGAGGGCCAGAACAGGGCTCTGTACTCGACCCACACCTTCAAGATCTTGTTCAAGGAAGGAGGCTGTGGTACCTTTGTCCCTCTCTTCCTGAACCTGATCACATCTGTGCGGCGCTACAACCAGTTTGAAGCCCAGTCTGCTGCTACGCCCCGTGTGGACCCTCTGCAAGCTGCGCAGACCCCTGTCGACGAAATGATGCGCCATGC GTACGTTGATCCAAATGATCCTACCAAGATTTTCCTTCAGCAGCCTGCTGCAGAATCCCAGATGAGGAGGAGAAACTACCACGGGCCTGCTGATAACGCGTACTAA
- the LOC127302385 gene encoding DNA repair RAD52-like protein 2, chloroplastic, with protein sequence MDATSLSPSPALSSPVNAARRAGWRRAPPPPRPRLSVVARLEGGLGKGAVPTTNYVVPLDKPTGMTRPLVEILRDLNKRVPDKIIDPETNTVPWYHANRMLSFYAPGWCGEVRDVIYSNNGTVTVVYRVILKGTDGEAFRDATGTAKVHEGRSDDAVAAAEETAFSKACARFGFGLYLYHQDEIP encoded by the exons ATGGACGCCACGTCGCTCAGCCCCTCCCCCGCGCTATCATCGCCCGTCAACGCCGCCAGGAGGGCGGGCTGGCGGCGCGCGCCCCCGCCCCCGCGGCCTAGGCTCTCCGTGGTGGCGAGGCTGGAGGGGGGCCTGGGGAAGGGCGCCGTGCCCACCACCAACTACGTCGTCCCGCTCGACAAGCCCACCGGGATGACCCGCCCGCTCGTCGAGATCCTCCGGGACCTCAACAAGCGCGTCCCCGACAAGATCATCGACCCCGAAACCAACACCGTACCCTG GTACCATGCCAATAGAATGCTGAGTTTTTACGCACCAG GTTGGTGTGGTGAAGTTCGCGATGTTATTTATTCTAACAATGGAACTGTGACCGTGGTCTATCGAGTGATTCTGAAAGGAACCGATGGAGAG GCTTTCCGAGACGCCACAGGCACAGCAAAGGTTCATGAGGGGCGTAGCGACGACGCTGTCGCGGCTGCAGAGGAAACAGCCTTCAGCAAGGCCTGTGCACGGTTCGGTTTTGGCCTATACCTGTACCACCAGGACGAGATCCCATAG